The following DNA comes from Sulfurimonas hongkongensis.
TCTCTTTGGTGGATTTGGAGAGCTTATACAAGATATCCATCCTGCACTTTTAAAAGATGGAGTGATGAGTCCTGGCGGAACAACAGCCGCTGGTTATGGAGCACTAGAAGATGGAAATGTAAGAAGTGCCTGTATGGATGCTATTGCAAAAGCTTATAAAAGAGCAAAAGAGTTATAAAATAAATTTTTGTGTCACATCACGGAACCCCGAACAAGTTCGGGGTTCCAAAAATCACATTAATATCTAGGAAGTGAGGCTTCAGCCTCGCAGAGATACTTTGAAGCTGTACAGTGCGGGACACATAGTGGAGAATGCCATTGGTTAGCATTCCCAAAAGTCCCACTTCCGAAGGTATGGCATACTCTCTGGCTCCCATGCTCTGCGTGGGAGTTTATATATATGCAACACGCAAGAAGATGTATGAATTCCAACGCGGAGCATTGGAACTAGTTCAGCTCAATCAGCCTCACTTATAAAAACTTCAATATCTCTTTTTCTATATCTTCTTTTTCTATTATAGTATCGTGTATTATCTCTTTTGTAAAAAGCTCATTTATCATTTCTGGAATCTTTACATTTGCCGTTTTTGAGATGGACTTTAGAGCTACTATATCTTTTGCATCGCTCTCACCTGTTAGTGCATTTGCTATAACTGGAGAAAATTTTGTCCACTCAGCAGTTGAGTAGATGATGCTTGGAATATCTTTTACAGCACAAGTCTCATGTGCTTTAAAACAAGTTGCAGTGTGTGGGTCCATCAAGTAACCCTCATCAAAACTCTTTTTGATATACTCTTTTCCCTCTTCATCACTACAAAAATCAGCTACAAAAATCTCTTGAAGTTTAGAGAGTTCATCTGATGTTAGTGTATAGATTTTCTTCTCATCTAAGTCACTCATTAGCTCTCTTGTTCTATTTGCTCCAAAGAGGTCATACAAAACTCTCTCAACATTTGAAGACTTTAGTATATCCATAGCAGGCGAAGTTGTGAGGATCAGCTCTTGGTTGCGCATATCATAGATACCTGTTTTAATAAGACGCGTTAAGATATTGTTTTGGTTTGATGAGATGATTAGTTTTTCAACTGGCAAGCCCATAAGCCTTGCATAGTAAGCTCCTAAAACATTTCCAAAGTTTCCACTTGGAACATTTAGATAAACCTTATCTCCAACTTTTACAACATCTTGTCTTACAAGCTCTAAGTAGTTATGGATGTGATAGATGATTTGAAATATGATTCGCCCAAAGTTTACAGAGTTTGCAGCTGAGAGTGATATATCTTTAGCCTTTAGTGCCTCATCAAAACTCTTAGATGCTAAAAGATTTTTCAAAGCACTTTGTGCATCATCAAAATTTCCTTTTATGCCTATTACTTTAAGGTTAGGCGCATCTTCTGTTACCATCTGCAATCTTTGAACATCAGAAGTTCCATTTGCAGGATACATACAAGCGACTTTTATGTTTTTTTTGTTTTTAAAAGTCTCTAGGGCAGCTGGTCCAGTATCTCCACTTGTAGCAGCTAAGATAAGATAATTTTCACCTCTTTTTTGTGCAACGCTTGAGAGGATACTACCAAATGGTTGAAGTGCCATATCTTTAAACGCACGAGTTGGACCGTGATAGAGTTCACTTACATATAGATTTTCTTTTAGCTTTACAACTGGAACAGGATTAGTTGCATCATCAAACTTATCATAAAGACTCAGTGCCTCATCTATAACACTGCGTTCTATATCTATCTCAAACTTACTTAGTAAGTCAGACGCAAGAGTTTTATATGAAGAGTTTAAATGTTTGTTTAAAAATTCTAAACCTAGCTCTGGAAGGCTCTCTGGGACATATAAACCGCCATAAGAGGCGATAGGACTTAGTATTGCTTGGGAAAATGTTACACTTGATGCTCTGCTTCCATCACACCCACGAGTTTCTTTAAAGTTCATATTTTTCTCTACTTAAAATTATTTTTGAAATTATATCTAAAAAAGACTTTCTGGGTCTATATGGTAAGACTTCTGAGTTACTTCAAAAATGAGCTCATCATCAACTCGTCCTATTGTGTAGCCTTTTTTTATCTTCTTGCCCTTTTTTATATTTGGCGAAATTTGAGAAAGATTTGCATAGATAGTGTGAAGTTGATTGTCATGTTCAATAATAACAATATTTTTTAGTACCGCTGTTTTATCAGCATAAATAATCCTACCATTAAAAACAGTTTTCACCTTTGCATTGTTTTGTTTTGGTTTAAGCGAAATAGACTCATTAAAAACCTTTATACCGTAGATTGGATCTGTATATGTTCCATATTTTTTAGTAATTGTGTATGGGCTAAATGGAGCTATAGTTTTAGACCCTACATATTTTTTTGTTTTTACTCTTTGGTAGCTACTTCCATGTTTTTTAACCTTTGGAAGATTCTCATCTGGAGTTTTAGAGCTAAAAGCCTTTCTTCTTTGTTCTGCTTCTTTGGCCTTTCTTATCTCATCAATCTTTATGATGTTTAGTTTTGCAAGCGTATTTTTTAGTTGATCTTGCTTTTTAAGAACTTTTTTCAACTCTTTTTTATAAGAGTTTTTAGCAATCTCAAGCTTTTTCAAGTCTTTTATATTTTTTTTGTTGGTCGCTATTAAATCTTTTCTTTTTGCATCAATATTTGCTATCTCAACTTCAAGAGAGCTTGCATGCTTATTTAAAGTATCTATATTTTTTGAGTTTTTATAAAATTTGGCATTTAATTTTTTTACCTTTTGCTTTGACTCCTCTAACATCACTTTTAAAACTTCAAACTCCATAAGTGATTTCTCACTTGCATCCATCTCCTCTTCTAAAATGACAGAGAGTGAAACACTTTGAGCTATAGTAAAGACAAGCTCTTCTTCTAACTTTTCTTGAGTAGCTTTTAGGCTTTTTTGACTGCTTCTTAGTTCTTCTAACTGCTTTGTACTTGACTCATAAGTCGTCTCTTTTTTTGAGAGCTCTTCTTTTAGGTTTTTTATATGTCTCTCTTGTGTTTCTATCTCTTTTTTTTGCTTTAGTATTGCCTTTGCAGTCTGTGCCATCTTCTCAGTTAGAGTTGAGGAGCTTTTTGTATATGTACTAAGTTTTGAACTGGTTTTTTTTATATCAGCATCTACACTGGTTTTTGCAAAAACTACGCTTGTTGC
Coding sequences within:
- the thrC gene encoding threonine synthase, with protein sequence MNFKETRGCDGSRASSVTFSQAILSPIASYGGLYVPESLPELGLEFLNKHLNSSYKTLASDLLSKFEIDIERSVIDEALSLYDKFDDATNPVPVVKLKENLYVSELYHGPTRAFKDMALQPFGSILSSVAQKRGENYLILAATSGDTGPAALETFKNKKNIKVACMYPANGTSDVQRLQMVTEDAPNLKVIGIKGNFDDAQSALKNLLASKSFDEALKAKDISLSAANSVNFGRIIFQIIYHIHNYLELVRQDVVKVGDKVYLNVPSGNFGNVLGAYYARLMGLPVEKLIISSNQNNILTRLIKTGIYDMRNQELILTTSPAMDILKSSNVERVLYDLFGANRTRELMSDLDEKKIYTLTSDELSKLQEIFVADFCSDEEGKEYIKKSFDEGYLMDPHTATCFKAHETCAVKDIPSIIYSTAEWTKFSPVIANALTGESDAKDIVALKSISKTANVKIPEMINELFTKEIIHDTIIEKEDIEKEILKFL
- a CDS encoding murein hydrolase activator EnvC family protein, producing the protein MIHLFLVIILATSVVFAKTSVDADIKKTSSKLSTYTKSSSTLTEKMAQTAKAILKQKKEIETQERHIKNLKEELSKKETTYESSTKQLEELRSSQKSLKATQEKLEEELVFTIAQSVSLSVILEEEMDASEKSLMEFEVLKVMLEESKQKVKKLNAKFYKNSKNIDTLNKHASSLEVEIANIDAKRKDLIATNKKNIKDLKKLEIAKNSYKKELKKVLKKQDQLKNTLAKLNIIKIDEIRKAKEAEQRRKAFSSKTPDENLPKVKKHGSSYQRVKTKKYVGSKTIAPFSPYTITKKYGTYTDPIYGIKVFNESISLKPKQNNAKVKTVFNGRIIYADKTAVLKNIVIIEHDNQLHTIYANLSQISPNIKKGKKIKKGYTIGRVDDELIFEVTQKSYHIDPESLF